A genomic stretch from Mus pahari chromosome 6, PAHARI_EIJ_v1.1, whole genome shotgun sequence includes:
- the LOC110323681 gene encoding PRAME family member 12-like yields MTFQAPPTLLSLAVQSLVKNEALAINALQELPRELFPPLFKAAFTGRHTKILKAMVGAWPLPCLPVGALMNVPDITILQAVLDGVDMQLTGNFHPRRRKLQVLDLRNVHHHFWDVLAGPEDGDRSAETVCQKHKATRPHRYALRRRLKVVTDLRLQFDLEEHQTYFLQWAQERRGSLNLCCVKMQIRGLSMYTVRKILQIFQPDYIEELELNTDWTLSTLACFAPCLGQMKNLRKLVLTLVHEKLFPFLCTSTDIGEKRVTKFISQFSKLNCLQHLNLAGLYFLTGHMNELLGCLKTPLEFLSIAVCKYSQSDLESFAQCQSLHHLKHLHLAGVILHDLSLVPLGIFLENVANTLTTLELEHCRMTDSQVSAFIPALNKCSQLIXVNFCDNDISTXVLTKLLHHTANLSQLIVEFYPAPLECYETGFVVRAERFVQLSSELMSTLCTVRQPQSXSFASQLCLRCSQRCXYGLETRLCHCWQ; encoded by the exons ATGACCTTCCAGGCTCCACCCACACTCCTGAGCTTGGCAGTACAGAGCCTGGTGAAGAATGAAGCCTTGGCCATCAATGCTCTGCAGGAGCTGCCCAGGGAGTTGTTCCCACCACTCTTCAAGGCAGCCTTCACTGGCAGACACACGAAGATACTGAAGGCAATGGTGGGAGCCTGGCCTTTACCTTGCCTCCCTGTGGGGGCACTGATGAACGTCCCTGACATTACAATATTGCAAGCTGTGCTGGATGGTGTAGACATGCAACTGACAGGAAATTTTCACCCAAG AAGACGGAAGCTTCAAGTGCTGGACCTGAGAAATGTGCACCATCACTTCTGGGATGTTTTGGCTGGACCAGAGGATGGAGACCGCTCAGCAGAGACTGTGTGTCAAAAGCACAAAGCAACACGCCCTCATAGATATGCACTGAGGAGACGTTTGAAGGTNGTCACTGACCTTCGNCTTCAGTTTGATCTAGAGGAACATCAAACTTACTTCTTGCAGTGGGCACAGGAGAGAAGAGGTTCCCTGAACCTGTGCTGTGTGAAGATGCAGATTAGGGGATTGTCTATGTACACTGTCAGGAAGATCTTGCAGATTTTCCAACCAGATTACATTGAGGAGTTGGAATTGAATACAGACTGGACTCTGTCCACACTGGCATGCTTTGCACCTTGCCTTGGTCAGATGAAAAATCTTCGTAAACTCGTGCTAACACTAGTCCATGAGAAACTCTTCCCGTTTCTATGTACATCAACAGACATAGGGGAGAAGAGAGTCACCAAGTTCATTTCTCAGTTCTCCAAACTCAACTGTCTCCAGCATCTCAATCTGGCTGGACTCTACTTTCTCACTGGCCACATGAATGAATTGCTTGG GTGTCTGAAGACCCCGCTGGAGTTCCTGTCCATTGCTGTCTGCAAGTACTCACAGTCAGACTTGGAGTCCTTTGCCCAGTGTCAGAGTCTCCATCATCTCAAACATCTGCATTTGGCAGGTGTCATTTTGCATGATCTGAGTCTTGTGCCACTTGGAATTTTCCTAGAAAATGTTGCAAACACTCTGACGACCTTGGAATTAGAACATTGCAGGATGACAGACTCTCAGGTCAGCGCTTTTATCCCTGCCCTGAATAAGTGCTCTCAGCTCATCNAGGTCAACTTCTGTGACAATGACATCTCCACNNCTGTCCTAACGAAACTTCTGCATCACACAGCCAACCTAAGCCAGCTGATCGTGGAGTTTTATCCGGCCCCTCTGGAGTGCTATGAGACCGGATTTGTTGTTAGAGCAGAGAGATTTGTCCAGCTTTCTTCTGAGCTCATGAGCACACTTTGCACTGTTAGGCAGCCCCAGTCTGNCTCTTTTGCCTCTCAGTTATGCCTTCGATGTTCACAGCGCTGTNTATATGGTCTGGAGACAAGACTTTGCCATTGTTGGCAGTAA
- the LOC110323682 gene encoding PRAME family member 20-like, which yields MSSKPLLTLQELAAQNLLRNEALAIRALQYLPKLFLPQLLKQAYDGNHLQVLRAIVSSWPFPRLPLGALKKRTPYLETQLHVVLEEVDKLLIQEVHPREYKLEVLDLRSVGQNYLNVWPGTMDDWLPKTTQTDPCCSKTVMTHPLKVVVDLRLNNRGQSRLFSYLLQWSDRRKGLLQLYCNELQIWSPSQQNYRKLSQKVNLDYVETLGLHSSCSPSFLLNVAPYLRQMRKLRELALSSIREEHFISIEKRRRIITRFSLQLLKLQSLQKLHLDAVCFFEGHLDQLLGSVKTSLDELAVTNCNLSVSEWSHLSEFPCVSQLQQLNLENVRLTGLSPEPLQVLLVKAGPTLVAVDLEDCHLEDGQLYAILPALSKCSKLTKFSFYGNQISMPAMKDLLHHTASLIHLRLELYPVPQDSYDYHGTPLMQRMQRHCDELMNLLKTIRNPGRVFFGTDRCDQCCNRYIYNKTIMCNCWISY from the exons ATGAGCAGCAAGCCCTTACTCACACTCCAAGAGCTGGCAGCACAGAATCTTCTGAGGAATGAGGCCTTGGCCATCAGAGCTTTGCAGTACTTACCCAAGCTATTCTTACCACAACTGTTGAAGCAAGCCTACGATGGTAACCATCTTCAGGTCCTGAGGGCAATAGTGTCTTCCTGGCCTTTCCCTCGCCTCCCACTTGGAGCTCTGAAGAAGAGAACACCCTACTTGGAGACTCAATTGCACGTTGTCTTAGAGGAGGTTGATAAGCTGCTCATCCAGGAAGTTCATCCCAG GGAGTACAAACTAGAAGTGCTGGATTTACGGTCTGTGGGACAAAACTATTTGAATGTGTGGCCTGGGACCATGGATGACTGGTTACCCAAGACCACTCAAACAGATCCTTGCTGTTCTAAGACAGTAATGACACATCCCTTGAAAGTAGTAGTGGACTTGCGTCTCAACAACAGAGGCCAGAGTAGGTTGTTCTCCTACCTCCTTCAGTGGAGTGATAGGAGGAAAGGGTTGTTACAGCTGTACTGTAATGAGCTTCAGATCTGGTCACCATCCCAACAAAACTACAGGAAGCTCTCACAAAAGGTGAACCTGGACTATGTAGAAACACTGGGCCTGCATTCCTCCTGCAGTCCATCCTTCTTGCTTAACGTTGCTCCTTACTTGCGCCAAATGAGGAAGCTGCGTGAACTTGCTCTCTCCAGCATCCGTGAAGAGCACTTTATCTCCATAGAGAAGAGGAGGCGTATCATCACCAGGTTCAGCTTGCAGCTCCTTAAGCTGCAGAGCCTCCAGAAGCTGCATCTAGATGCTGTCTGCTTCTTTGAGGGACACCTGGACCAGCTGCTTGG GTCCGTGAAGACCTCCTTGGATGAACTGGCAGTGACTAACTGTAATCTCTCAGTATCAGAATGGAGCCATCTTTCTGAGTTCCCTTGTGTCAGTCAGTTGCAACAACTGAATTTGGAAAATGTCAGATTGACTGGTTTAAGTCCTGAACCCCTTCAAGTTCTGTTAGTAAAAGCCGGACCCACCCTGGTGGCCGTGGACTTGGAGGACTGTCACCTTGAAGATGGCCAGCTCTATGCCATCCTACCTGCCCTGAGCAAGTGCTCCAAGCTCACCAAGTTCAGCTTCTATGGGAACCAAATCTCTATGCCTGCCATGAAGGACCTACTACACCACACTGCCAGCTTGATACACCTAAGGCTGGAGCTGTACCCTGTCCCTCAGGACAGCTATGACTACCACGGTACTCCCCTCATGCAAAGGATGCAACGACATTGTGATGAGCTTATGAATCTACTGAAAACCATTAGGAATCCAGGCAGAGTCTTCTTTGGTACTGACCGCTGTGATCAATGCTGCAATAGATATATCTATAACAAAACCATTATGTGTAATTGTTGGATATCTTACTAG